A region of Beijerinckia sp. 28-YEA-48 DNA encodes the following proteins:
- a CDS encoding amidohydrolase family protein produces MLNRRSFSKLLGATSLASCACALPSGFIAEAVAQTPAAPVSRGSYLIKNGAVITVDPKLGVLPRADVLVRNGVIEAVGENLSGTDVETINAEDMIVMPGFIDTHYHMWSALGRNYLADGGFEYFPAKNATSALYTPDDFYNSIMLAMAELANNGVTTVHNWAHNVRSPAHADAELRAHKDSLLRARYAYGHIDMLARDKPLDFTDIDRVQKDYFSSGTAFDGLVHFGVNLRAIGQATEATFHEDVGRAMQRKLKIAVHAGQAPPNNFDAVDYEKRGYLGPNFLVCHYLPGSDEDYAAMVRAGSPLSFATHSEHRLGLAGDAREAFMRMRKAGLSISLSCDASSITPPNMLEIMRFTWNMAIPWRGTKSEKDSFLGFKEVIEMGTINGAKALGLGKVTGSLTPGKRADIILINTNDVNTAPLANIEATVVMSATPANVDTVIVDGKIVKRGGKLVAYDVPRIVRAAKESSLRIRKSAGGRLTPPACCGG; encoded by the coding sequence ATGCTCAATCGCCGCTCATTCTCCAAGCTCCTCGGCGCAACATCCTTGGCCAGTTGCGCCTGCGCTTTACCCAGCGGCTTCATCGCGGAAGCTGTCGCGCAGACGCCGGCAGCTCCTGTCAGTCGCGGTTCCTATCTGATCAAAAACGGCGCCGTCATCACCGTCGATCCCAAACTCGGCGTGCTGCCGCGCGCCGATGTGCTCGTGCGCAATGGCGTGATCGAAGCGGTCGGCGAGAACTTGAGCGGCACTGACGTCGAGACGATCAACGCCGAAGACATGATCGTCATGCCGGGCTTCATCGACACCCACTATCACATGTGGAGCGCGCTCGGCCGCAACTATCTCGCCGACGGCGGCTTTGAATATTTCCCGGCGAAGAACGCGACATCAGCGCTCTATACGCCCGATGATTTCTACAACAGCATCATGCTGGCGATGGCCGAACTCGCCAACAATGGCGTCACCACCGTGCACAATTGGGCGCATAACGTGCGCTCCCCGGCCCATGCCGATGCTGAACTGCGCGCCCACAAGGACTCGTTGCTGCGCGCCCGCTACGCCTATGGCCATATCGACATGCTGGCGCGCGACAAGCCGCTCGATTTCACCGATATCGACCGTGTCCAGAAAGACTATTTCTCCTCCGGGACCGCGTTCGACGGGCTGGTGCATTTCGGCGTCAATCTGCGCGCCATCGGCCAGGCGACGGAAGCCACCTTCCACGAAGACGTCGGCCGCGCGATGCAACGGAAGCTGAAGATCGCTGTCCATGCGGGCCAGGCGCCGCCCAATAATTTCGATGCCGTCGACTATGAGAAGCGCGGCTATCTGGGACCGAACTTCCTCGTCTGCCACTATCTGCCGGGCTCGGACGAGGATTATGCCGCCATGGTGCGCGCCGGCTCTCCCCTCAGCTTCGCCACCCATTCCGAACATCGTCTTGGCCTGGCCGGCGATGCCCGTGAAGCCTTCATGCGCATGCGCAAGGCCGGCCTGTCGATCTCGCTGTCATGCGACGCCAGTTCGATCACCCCGCCGAACATGCTGGAGATCATGCGTTTCACTTGGAACATGGCGATCCCCTGGCGCGGCACGAAGTCGGAGAAAGACAGCTTCCTCGGTTTCAAGGAAGTCATCGAAATGGGCACAATCAACGGCGCCAAGGCGCTTGGCCTCGGCAAGGTCACGGGATCGCTGACGCCGGGCAAGCGCGCCGACATCATTCTGATCAACACCAATGACGTGAACACCGCGCCCTTAGCCAATATCGAGGCAACCGTCGTGATGTCGGCGACGCCAGCCAATGTCGACACGGTCATCGTCGACGGTAAGATCGTCAAGCGCGGCGGCAAGCTTGTCGCCTATGACGTGCCGCGCATCGTGCGGGCGGCCAAGGAATCGTCCCTGCGCATTCGTAAAAGCGCCGGCGGGCGGCTGACGCCACCGGCCTGCTGTGGCGGCTAG
- the tsf gene encoding translation elongation factor Ts, giving the protein MANITAAMVKDLREKTGAGMMDCKSALNETGGDIEAAIDWLRKKGLSKAAKKSDRVAAEGLVTVAVNGHQGVVVEVNSETDFVARNEEFQALARSIALVALEKGIVDVEKLRDQHYPGGVTVADAISNAIATIGENMTLRRAASVTVAQGFIGHYVHNAVSEGQGKIGVIVGLESTGNAAALADLGRKIAMHIAAASPLALDATGIDPATIEREKNVLREKNAGKPANVLEKIVESGLKTYYKEVTLVEQAFIHDPAKTVSQIVNEAAKTAGAPVALKGFVRYALGEGIEKTEAPDFAAEVASMSKG; this is encoded by the coding sequence ATGGCGAACATTACCGCTGCGATGGTGAAAGACCTGCGCGAAAAGACCGGCGCCGGCATGATGGATTGTAAGTCCGCGCTCAATGAGACTGGCGGCGACATCGAGGCGGCCATCGACTGGCTGCGCAAGAAGGGCCTTTCGAAGGCCGCTAAGAAATCTGACCGCGTCGCGGCCGAAGGGCTCGTCACGGTTGCCGTCAACGGCCATCAGGGCGTTGTCGTCGAAGTGAACTCCGAGACCGACTTCGTTGCGCGCAACGAAGAATTCCAGGCGCTCGCCCGTTCGATCGCGCTCGTCGCCCTGGAGAAGGGCATTGTCGACGTGGAGAAGCTGCGCGATCAGCATTATCCCGGCGGCGTTACCGTAGCCGACGCGATTTCGAATGCCATCGCCACCATCGGCGAGAACATGACCCTGCGCCGCGCCGCTTCGGTGACGGTCGCTCAGGGCTTCATCGGCCATTACGTTCATAACGCCGTCAGCGAAGGCCAAGGCAAGATCGGTGTCATCGTCGGACTTGAGTCGACCGGCAACGCCGCCGCGCTCGCCGACCTCGGCCGCAAGATCGCCATGCACATCGCCGCCGCGTCCCCGCTGGCTCTCGATGCGACCGGTATCGATCCCGCGACCATCGAGCGCGAGAAGAACGTGCTGCGCGAGAAGAACGCTGGCAAGCCGGCCAATGTGCTGGAGAAGATCGTCGAGTCCGGGCTCAAGACCTATTACAAGGAAGTGACCCTGGTCGAGCAGGCCTTCATCCATGATCCCGCCAAGACGGTCTCCCAGATCGTCAACGAAGCCGCCAAGACCGCCGGCGCGCCGGTCGCGCTGAAGGGCTTCGTGCGCTACGCGTTGGGCGAGGGCATCGAGAAGACCGAAGCTCCGGACTTCGCCGCCGAAGTCGCGAGCATGTCCAAGGGCTGA
- a CDS encoding 30S ribosomal protein S2, with product MSLPDFSMRQLLEAGAHFGHQSHRWNPKMGPYIFGARNNIHIIDLAQTVPMLHQALKAVSDTVAKGGRVLLVGTKRQASDAIADAAKRSAQYYVNSRWLGGMLTNWKTISGSIQRLRKVDEELNAGAVGLTKKERLMLSREREKLEKALGGIKDMGGTPDLIFVIDTNKEQLAIKEANRLGIPVAAILDTNCDPDGIAFPVPGNDDAGRAIALYCDLIARAAIDGISRSQGSSGVDLGAMEAPVEHAIPAAVVEADDIPAETFELLAAPRGAPDDLAKLQGVGPQLVKKLNDGGIFHYWQIGAMTDADVAKVDADLKLNGRIGRDKWVEQARTLAAV from the coding sequence ATGTCATTGCCCGATTTTTCCATGCGTCAGCTGCTCGAAGCCGGCGCCCATTTCGGCCATCAATCGCACCGTTGGAACCCGAAGATGGGTCCCTACATTTTCGGCGCGCGCAACAACATCCACATCATCGATCTGGCCCAGACCGTGCCGATGCTGCACCAGGCGCTGAAGGCCGTGTCCGACACCGTCGCCAAGGGCGGCCGCGTTCTGCTCGTCGGCACCAAGCGTCAGGCCTCCGATGCCATCGCCGATGCGGCCAAGCGTTCGGCCCAGTATTATGTCAACTCCCGCTGGCTCGGCGGCATGCTGACCAACTGGAAGACCATCTCCGGCTCGATCCAGCGCTTGCGCAAGGTTGACGAAGAGCTGAATGCCGGCGCCGTTGGCTTGACCAAGAAAGAGCGTCTGATGCTGTCGCGCGAGCGCGAGAAGCTTGAGAAGGCTCTGGGCGGCATCAAGGACATGGGCGGCACGCCCGACCTGATCTTCGTCATCGACACCAACAAGGAACAGCTGGCGATCAAGGAAGCCAATCGCCTTGGCATTCCGGTGGCCGCCATCCTCGACACCAACTGCGATCCCGATGGCATCGCTTTCCCGGTGCCGGGCAATGACGACGCTGGCCGCGCTATCGCGCTCTATTGCGACCTGATCGCGCGCGCCGCCATCGACGGCATTTCGCGCAGCCAGGGTTCGTCGGGCGTTGACCTCGGCGCCATGGAAGCGCCGGTCGAGCACGCCATTCCGGCGGCGGTTGTCGAAGCCGATGACATTCCGGCCGAGACTTTCGAACTGCTGGCGGCGCCGCGCGGCGCTCCGGACGATCTGGCCAAGTTGCAGGGCGTTGGCCCGCAGCTGGTCAAGAAGCTCAATGACGGTGGCATTTTCCACTACTGGCAGATCGGCGCGATGACCGATGCCGATGTCGCCAAGGTTGATGCCGATCTCAAGTTGAATGGCCGCATCGGCCGCGACAAGTGGGTTGAGCAGGCCCGCACGCTGGCCGCCGTCTAA
- the irr gene encoding Fur family transcriptional regulator Irr: MVSEKLRKAGLRPTRQRLALGWLLFGKGDRHLTAEQLYEEARGARVNMSLATVYNTLRQFTESGLLREVALFGSKVWYDTNTGPHYHYYVEEQDELFDIPDTMVPHLAVPGAPEGMIIAGVDVIVRLKKAPTAA; encoded by the coding sequence TTGGTCAGCGAAAAGCTGCGCAAGGCGGGGCTTCGTCCGACACGGCAACGTCTGGCCCTCGGCTGGCTGCTGTTTGGCAAGGGTGATCGTCACCTGACCGCCGAGCAGCTCTACGAGGAAGCTCGCGGTGCGCGGGTGAACATGTCGCTGGCGACCGTCTACAACACCCTGCGTCAGTTCACGGAAAGCGGCCTGCTGCGCGAAGTGGCCCTGTTCGGCTCCAAGGTCTGGTACGACACCAACACCGGCCCGCACTATCACTACTACGTCGAGGAACAGGACGAGCTGTTCGACATTCCCGACACGATGGTGCCGCATCTCGCCGTTCCCGGCGCGCCGGAAGGCATGATCATCGCTGGCGTCGACGTGATCGTCCGCCTGAAAAAGGCCCCGACCGCGGCCTGA
- a CDS encoding tripartite tricarboxylate transporter substrate binding protein: MGGSTRWRAAAAVIIALASIATTPVHAQTYPTRPIKAVVSYTAGSGADILARYFTEELARLVGQPVIVENRPGAGGNIGGNAVAKAPPDGYTMFVTPSAPVTGNFVLYKEMPYRFEDFAPVTSLVNVPFTIVVKGDSPVKNMADLTTLIRSKQGKATYGAPTTSSIAITGMYLDEIQATGTPVPYKAAQEALRDVETGNVDFLILDLTGALGALNRGSVRAVAMLGDERFPTFPNVPTSREQGLKNVNWIAEFYALMPAGTPPDHVAKIEGLLNDILKRDETRAFLLKAGGMPYPGTSQILHERMLVTIEKWKRAAMIGKIPQL, encoded by the coding sequence ATGGGAGGAAGCACGCGCTGGCGTGCGGCTGCGGCCGTCATCATTGCATTGGCTTCGATCGCCACCACGCCTGTTCACGCGCAGACCTATCCGACACGGCCGATCAAAGCCGTCGTCTCCTACACCGCCGGCAGCGGCGCCGACATTCTCGCCCGTTATTTCACCGAAGAACTGGCGCGGCTGGTCGGCCAGCCGGTGATCGTCGAGAACCGCCCCGGTGCGGGCGGCAATATCGGCGGCAATGCCGTGGCCAAGGCGCCGCCCGATGGCTACACCATGTTCGTCACGCCCTCGGCGCCCGTCACCGGCAATTTCGTGCTCTATAAGGAGATGCCTTACCGGTTCGAGGATTTCGCGCCGGTGACGAGCCTGGTCAACGTGCCCTTCACCATTGTCGTTAAAGGCGACAGCCCAGTGAAAAACATGGCGGATCTGACCACCTTGATCCGATCGAAACAGGGCAAGGCCACTTACGGCGCGCCGACCACATCGTCGATCGCCATCACCGGCATGTATCTCGACGAGATTCAAGCCACCGGCACCCCGGTTCCTTATAAGGCTGCTCAGGAGGCCCTGCGCGACGTCGAAACCGGCAATGTCGATTTCCTGATCCTCGATCTTACGGGCGCGCTCGGCGCCCTGAACCGCGGCAGCGTGCGCGCCGTCGCCATGCTCGGCGACGAGCGCTTTCCGACCTTCCCCAACGTGCCGACCTCGCGCGAACAGGGGTTGAAGAACGTCAATTGGATCGCCGAGTTCTATGCGCTCATGCCGGCGGGCACGCCGCCCGACCATGTGGCGAAAATCGAAGGCCTGCTGAACGACATCCTCAAGCGGGATGAAACACGCGCCTTTCTGCTGAAGGCCGGCGGTATGCCCTACCCCGGCACGAGCCAGATTCTGCACGAGCGCATGCTGGTCACGATCGAGAAGTGGAAACGGGCGGCGATGATTGGAAAGATTCCGCAGCTGTAG
- a CDS encoding pilus assembly protein TadG-related protein produces MNLSLFARLKQHLAGSALGFMADRRASVSMIFTVSSTSALLLIAASLDYGRAITSRTSLQASVDAVALKAMQDYSNGMRNPVLTSTATNYLAALTHDATVSLDTGYPALNAAGNAICVKASKSMPTTLMRIANVDSLAIHASACSTVNGVGTVEVALVLDTTGSMSNSTSDGVSKLSAMQSAANAFVDYMFDTSPLKVGMKMSVVPFAAAVNVGASYSGSAWFDLTGATDETFRSPAFARDSSVATSRFGLFTKLKATRSAWDWTGCVEARAYPYSVADGAPASSTPDSYFVPMLAPDEPDPQYTGPITSTYYDYRQGRYVTTTTTGTINNSNSYDNSYLNDNGGSCTTSPSGETLTDETTKESRLCKYKSGTVTSTSRGPNRYCTSASLVRVQTAKASLKTKISGLSASGSTNIHQGFVWGWHTISPNLPFADGSAYGTANNMKVIVLMTDGENTWSSLANAVNKSTYSAYGYYSNANTRLPAANQNISSDSVARTAMDQLTREACANARAQGITIYTVGFSGKSDPIDDAGKQLLTDCAGDSKRAFFTNSSTGLVSAFQQISAGIGSGSLRLIN; encoded by the coding sequence ATGAACCTGTCTCTCTTCGCTCGGCTGAAGCAGCATCTGGCTGGCAGCGCGCTTGGCTTTATGGCCGACCGTCGCGCTTCCGTTTCGATGATTTTCACCGTCAGTTCGACCTCCGCCTTGCTGCTCATCGCGGCTTCGCTCGACTATGGCCGCGCGATCACGTCGCGCACATCGCTACAGGCCTCCGTCGATGCCGTGGCCTTGAAGGCGATGCAGGACTATTCGAACGGGATGCGGAATCCGGTCTTGACCAGCACCGCAACCAACTATCTGGCGGCCCTGACGCATGATGCGACGGTGTCTCTCGATACCGGATATCCGGCGCTCAATGCGGCCGGCAACGCGATTTGCGTCAAGGCCAGTAAGTCCATGCCGACGACCTTGATGCGTATCGCCAATGTTGACTCGCTTGCCATCCACGCCTCGGCCTGCAGCACGGTCAATGGTGTCGGCACTGTTGAAGTCGCTCTTGTGCTTGATACGACGGGCTCGATGAGCAATTCGACAAGCGATGGCGTGAGCAAGCTTTCGGCCATGCAGTCCGCCGCCAATGCCTTCGTCGATTACATGTTCGATACGAGCCCACTCAAGGTCGGCATGAAAATGTCGGTGGTGCCATTCGCTGCGGCCGTCAATGTCGGGGCTAGCTATTCGGGCTCGGCATGGTTCGATCTGACCGGCGCGACCGATGAAACATTCCGCAGCCCGGCATTCGCACGCGATTCATCCGTCGCGACAAGCCGCTTCGGTCTGTTCACCAAGCTTAAGGCAACGCGTTCGGCGTGGGATTGGACCGGCTGCGTCGAAGCGCGCGCCTATCCCTATAGCGTCGCTGACGGCGCGCCGGCCTCGAGCACGCCTGACAGCTATTTCGTTCCGATGCTGGCGCCCGATGAGCCGGATCCGCAATATACCGGCCCGATCACGTCGACGTATTACGACTACCGCCAGGGCCGTTACGTCACCACAACGACGACAGGCACGATCAACAATTCCAACAGCTACGACAACAGCTATCTCAACGATAACGGGGGCAGCTGTACGACGAGCCCGAGCGGCGAGACGCTCACTGACGAAACGACCAAGGAATCGCGTCTCTGCAAATATAAAAGCGGGACGGTGACCTCGACCAGCAGGGGCCCGAACCGGTATTGCACCTCGGCGTCGCTGGTGCGGGTGCAGACGGCCAAGGCGAGCCTGAAGACCAAGATTTCGGGACTATCCGCCAGTGGTTCGACCAACATCCATCAGGGCTTCGTGTGGGGCTGGCATACGATTTCGCCGAACCTGCCGTTCGCCGATGGCAGCGCCTACGGCACCGCCAACAATATGAAGGTGATCGTCCTGATGACCGATGGTGAGAACACCTGGAGTTCGCTCGCCAATGCGGTCAATAAGTCGACCTATTCGGCTTACGGCTATTACAGCAACGCCAACACGCGTCTGCCGGCGGCGAACCAGAATATCAGTTCCGATAGCGTGGCTCGCACGGCGATGGATCAATTGACGCGCGAGGCCTGCGCCAATGCCCGGGCCCAGGGGATCACCATCTATACGGTCGGCTTCTCGGGCAAGTCGGATCCGATCGACGACGCGGGCAAGCAACTGCTGACCGACTGCGCCGGCGACAGCAAACGCGCCTTCTTCACCAATTCCTCGACCGGCCTGGTCAGCGCATTCCAGCAAATTTCGGCCGGCATCGGCAGCGGCAGCCTGCGCCTCATCAACTGA
- the pyrH gene encoding UMP kinase: MGPLKRVVVKLSGEALMGSTTHGLDQPTLERIATDLARAADAGFEIAVVVGGGNFFRGIQGATKGIDRARADSIGMLATVMNALALEHAVEKAGHSARALSAVPMPYVCQPYSRQAALNHLTKGRVTVLAGGTGSPFFTTDTGAVLRAAELSADAVMKATQVDGVYSADPKKDKTATRYDKLSHDEAIAKNLAIMDTAAFALARENLIPIIVFSIAEPNAISNALLGKGTFTVVAP; the protein is encoded by the coding sequence ATGGGTCCGTTAAAGCGCGTCGTGGTCAAATTGTCGGGGGAGGCCCTGATGGGCTCGACCACCCATGGCCTTGACCAGCCCACTTTGGAGCGGATCGCCACCGATCTGGCCCGGGCCGCCGATGCCGGTTTTGAGATCGCCGTCGTTGTCGGCGGCGGCAATTTCTTCCGCGGCATCCAGGGCGCGACCAAGGGGATCGACCGTGCCCGCGCTGATTCCATTGGTATGTTGGCGACGGTGATGAACGCCTTGGCGCTCGAGCATGCAGTCGAAAAGGCCGGGCATTCGGCCCGCGCCCTGTCGGCGGTGCCCATGCCCTATGTCTGCCAGCCCTATTCACGCCAGGCCGCCCTGAACCATCTGACCAAGGGGCGGGTGACCGTTTTGGCGGGCGGAACGGGCAGCCCGTTCTTCACCACCGATACCGGCGCGGTGCTGCGGGCAGCCGAACTGTCGGCCGACGCGGTCATGAAGGCGACCCAGGTCGATGGCGTCTATTCGGCCGACCCGAAGAAGGACAAGACGGCCACCCGCTATGACAAATTGAGCCATGACGAGGCCATAGCCAAGAATCTTGCGATCATGGATACGGCGGCCTTTGCCCTTGCCCGCGAGAACCTAATTCCGATAATCGTATTCTCGATCGCGGAACCCAATGCGATCAGCAACGCCCTGCTTGGTAAGGGCACATTCACGGTCGTGGCGCCGTAA
- a CDS encoding MFS transporter codes for MRVLPHATFRLFKIFQDYVAMSANAEVKVGAAPSGALDAVGPVHAILWIMCFAHFLNDLLQSLLSAVLPMLKDTYSLDFSQIGYIALAFQITASIFQPFIGMYTDKKPTPWGLAAGMGATLIGLLLLAYAGSYWTLLLAAATVGIGSSIFHPEGSRVVRMAAGGRMGTAQATFQVGGNFGQAAGPLLAAFVVVPLGQRGLVWFAAVALLAMAVLAWVGRWYAAAIKREGKVKRRSGGASVHGFTSTKVITIISILLLLMFSKSFYSASLNTFYTFYLMEKFQVTLRDAQLYLFLFMGATAAGVYFGGPLGDRFGRKYIIWFSILGALPFTLMLPYASLFWAAVLTVFIGFITASSMSQIVVYALELVPGRTGMLSGLFLGFAFGMSGIAAAALGHLADLTSLDLVFRICAFLPLIGVVAWFLPNLERR; via the coding sequence GTGCGGGTTCTCCCCCACGCCACCTTTCGTCTTTTCAAGATCTTTCAGGACTATGTCGCTATGAGCGCCAATGCCGAAGTCAAGGTTGGGGCCGCGCCGTCGGGCGCTCTTGATGCGGTGGGACCCGTGCACGCGATTCTTTGGATCATGTGCTTCGCGCATTTCCTGAACGACCTGCTGCAGTCACTCCTGTCAGCCGTCTTGCCGATGCTGAAGGACACCTACAGCCTCGACTTCTCCCAGATCGGCTATATCGCTCTGGCGTTCCAGATCACGGCGTCGATCTTCCAGCCGTTCATCGGCATGTACACTGACAAGAAGCCGACCCCTTGGGGGCTCGCTGCCGGCATGGGCGCGACCCTGATCGGTCTGCTGCTGTTGGCTTATGCGGGCAGCTATTGGACTCTGCTTCTGGCCGCGGCCACCGTCGGTATCGGTTCTTCGATCTTCCATCCGGAAGGCTCGCGCGTGGTGCGCATGGCCGCGGGCGGCCGTATGGGCACGGCTCAGGCGACGTTCCAAGTCGGCGGTAATTTCGGTCAGGCGGCGGGACCGCTGCTGGCCGCCTTCGTCGTCGTGCCGCTCGGTCAGCGTGGTCTGGTCTGGTTCGCGGCCGTCGCTCTCTTGGCCATGGCGGTTCTGGCGTGGGTTGGTCGCTGGTATGCGGCTGCGATCAAGCGCGAAGGCAAGGTGAAGCGCCGCTCTGGGGGCGCCTCGGTGCATGGCTTCACCAGCACCAAGGTCATCACCATCATCTCGATACTGTTGCTGCTGATGTTCTCGAAGAGCTTTTACTCGGCGAGCCTCAACACGTTCTACACCTTCTATCTGATGGAAAAGTTCCAGGTGACCCTGCGCGATGCGCAGCTCTATCTGTTCCTGTTCATGGGGGCGACGGCGGCTGGTGTCTATTTCGGCGGCCCGCTTGGCGACCGTTTTGGCCGCAAGTACATCATCTGGTTCTCGATCCTGGGCGCGCTGCCGTTTACCCTGATGCTGCCCTATGCCAGCCTGTTCTGGGCGGCGGTGCTGACGGTGTTCATCGGCTTCATCACGGCTTCATCGATGTCGCAGATCGTCGTCTACGCGCTGGAATTGGTGCCGGGCCGCACCGGCATGCTGTCGGGCCTCTTCCTTGGCTTCGCCTTCGGCATGTCGGGGATCGCGGCGGCGGCGCTCGGCCATCTGGCTGACCTTACTAGCCTGGACCTGGTGTTCCGGATCTGCGCTTTCCTGCCGCTGATCGGCGTGGTCGCCTGGTTCCTGCCCAATCTCGAGCGGCGCTAG